The following proteins are co-located in the Acidicapsa acidisoli genome:
- the rplA gene encoding 50S ribosomal protein L1, with amino-acid sequence MAKKASKNITKSRAAVEPRNYLLPEAVGLLKKVKFAKFDETVDLTMRLGVDTRHADQMVRGTVVLPHGLGKTKIVAVIASGDRLKDAEAAGADFVGGEEMVEKIQKESWTAFDALIATPDMMKSVGRLGKVLGPRGLMPNPKTGTVTQDVAAAVKEIKAGKVEFRADKTALVHVPVGKLSFPPEKLVENATTVLASVMRAKPSAAKGKYVKGITLSSTMGPGVPIDGAVADAAAK; translated from the coding sequence ATGGCAAAGAAAGCCAGCAAGAATATTACGAAGTCGCGTGCGGCTGTTGAGCCCCGCAATTACCTGCTGCCAGAGGCGGTAGGACTCCTGAAAAAGGTAAAGTTCGCCAAGTTCGACGAAACCGTCGATCTGACCATGCGTCTTGGTGTGGATACCCGCCACGCCGACCAGATGGTTCGCGGCACGGTTGTGCTTCCTCACGGACTCGGCAAGACCAAGATTGTCGCCGTCATCGCTTCCGGTGATCGTCTCAAGGACGCCGAAGCTGCTGGTGCGGATTTCGTCGGCGGCGAAGAGATGGTCGAGAAGATCCAGAAGGAATCGTGGACCGCATTTGATGCCCTGATTGCCACGCCCGACATGATGAAGTCTGTCGGTCGTCTGGGTAAGGTTCTTGGACCACGCGGCCTGATGCCGAATCCGAAAACTGGAACCGTCACGCAGGACGTCGCTGCCGCAGTTAAGGAAATCAAGGCCGGTAAGGTTGAGTTCCGCGCCGATAAGACGGCCCTGGTGCATGTTCCGGTAGGCAAGCTGAGCTTCCCGCCGGAAAAGCTCGTCGAGAACGCGACCACTGTTTTGGCCAGCGTGATGCGCGCCAAGCCTTCAGCCGCGAAAGGCAAGTACGTCAAAGGGATCACGCTGAGCTCGACGATGGGCCCTGGTGTTCCGATTGACGGCGCCGTAGCGGATGCAGCGGCTAAGTAA